From a single Apium graveolens cultivar Ventura chromosome 2, ASM990537v1, whole genome shotgun sequence genomic region:
- the LOC141696764 gene encoding uncharacterized protein LOC141696764, which translates to MVSKRGIKANPDKIKAILDMEPPRSIKDVQKLTGRIAALGRFISKSGEKCLPFFKTLKKVKDFKWTVEIQEAFEQLKKYMTEAPLLAKPSSKDTLYLYLAISEQAVSVVLVKEEQNLQKPVYYISKLDFLTTNNEAEYETLIAGLGLARAMRDKKPEDEALKEVQERICGQHLGGRALAYKITRLGFYWPTMLDDAKAYMKRCDRCQRHAPIVRQPPERLTSIKTPIPFAIWGMDILGPFPLASGQRKFIVENGQAEVANRIILDGLKKMVKHSRNTWVDELLPILWAYRTTCKVTTEATPFMLAYGAEAVVPLEITHGSPRIESYELETNEEGMRLALDPIDEVRDEASARNAKHQ; encoded by the exons ATGGTCTCTAAGAGAGGAATAAAGGCCAATCCTGACAAGATAAAAGCcatcctagacatggagccaccacgCTCCATCAAGGACGTTCAGAAGTTGACGGGAAGAATCGCAgctctagggaggttcatctccaagtcgggagaAAAATGCCTGCCCTTTTTTAAaacccttaagaaggtgaagGACTTTAAATGGACAGTTGAGATCCAAGAGGCCTTTGAACAGttgaagaagtacatgactgAAGCTCCATTGTTGGCTAAACCAAGTTCGAAGGACACACTTTATTTGTACCTCGCGATATCTGAACAAGCCGTGAGTGTAGTCCTCGTGAAGGAAGAGCAGAATCTCCAGAAGCCTGTATACTATATAAGCAAG ttggacttTCTGACTACGAACAACGAAGCAGAATACGAAACATTGATAGCTggcttaggcttggctagagccATGAGGGACAAAAAACCTGAAG ATGAGGCACTTAAAGAAGTCCAGGAAAGGATTTGTGGACAACACCTAGGGGGCAGGGCCCTCGCTTACAAGATAACTCGATTGGGGTTCTACTGGCCAACTATGCTAGACGATGCAAAGGCTTATATGAAGAGATGCGACAGATGCCAGAGGCACGCTCCGATAGTACGACAGCCCCCAGAGAGGCTTACATCGATCAAAACACCCATCCCTTTTGCAATATGGGGAATGGACATACTTGGACCATTTCCTCTAGCATCGGGACAGAGGAAGTTCATTGTG GAAAACGGGCAAGCGGAagttgctaacagaatcatccttgatggacttaagaagaTGGTTAAACACTCGAGAAACACTTGGGTGGATGAGCTGCTTCCTATACTATGGGCATATCGAACCACCTGCAAAGTGACAACTGAAGCGACCCCATTCATGCTGGCTTACGGAGCCGAGGCAGTGGTGCCCCTTGAAATCACACATGGATCCCCTAGGATTGAATCTTATGAATTGGAAACAAatgaagaaggcatgaggctcgcTCTTGATCCCATTGACGAGGTCAGAGATGAGGCCAGTGCCCGCAATGCAAAGCATCAATGA